CCATCCCCACTGACGTGAACTCCAAGGCTTGCTAGAAAAAGGTGCTCCTAGAAAAGTATTGTCATTGTTCTGTTGTTTTCTTCACTGCACACAGTCCTTATGTGCTTCTTAAAAGCTTAACAATAGGAAGATGTAAAAGGGAAAATCAATGATAGAAATATTACTATAAAGAAAAACAGGAAAGTCTTCTAACTGGATATAATAGCACTCTGAAGAGTTTCATGTTTGAGATTAAAAAcggaatgctgattggctgaaagtcgtggtatatcagaccatataccacgggtatgacaaaacatttatttttactcttctaattacattggtaaccagtttataacagcAATAGGGCACCtcgggtttgtggtatatggccaatataccacaccccctcaggccttattgcttaattatagcaTGAATCATATGAGCACACACATGATactactcacaaacacacatataaatGGGCCAACAAGTAAGGCATGACTACATCCTAGATGGCTGTGGTCCTTTTATTCCTCTTTACTTTGAATACATTATTAATTTAGCATTGAGAGATTTCGGTGCTAAACCAGCCTTTAAAATCATGCCATACTTGAAGAAAATTGAAAATGTGGAATGTTGAGCGGTAGGGTTCCCCATTATACGAGAACAGGGATGGAGCTTGAGGGGCTAAACACTATGTTTAGCCAGGAAATGGGGTTCTGAAAAACATTCAGAAATAGAAATATGTCCTGTGATGCAGTTTCATTCAAGAATcaatcaaacataaaatgttAAATCGAAGCTGCAGGTTCTGAAAGTACTTTTGTAAGTAGGTTATTGTAAGGAAATGAAATTCAGGAATATTAAAATGTCATGGACATGTGACCACATACAAATTACATTTGGAATTCCATTTAACTATAAGTATTTTATAACTGTATTCCAAATAATCaaatactgtaactactgtaaataGATAATAGAATGTAACAATTAATACTATCAACTATCCTGACACCAAACTGTTCCATAACCAAATTCTGCAGGCTTTCCATCCCATTCCAAATGATTAATGTTCTTCCAGTAGTGACAGCCATCCTGCAGTTTGGAACATTCTCTTTTACTTCATTTCTTTGAATGTTAAACTATTGATAGTTGATGCATTGCAATGAACATATGAGGACGCCGTAACTTCTCTGAAAAGCAGAAATTCACAAAGACTTGAAAAGTTCAGGTGGGTAGAGTTAAGCAGAAAGCATTCTATTATGCAGGTGCATTTAGTGTGCCTTGTAAAGTTAAAAGCTTTTCCAAAATGTCAAATAAAACCCTTTAGTGACATAGACATACAAAAACTGTAAAACAATGCATTTCTGCCTGTTCTTTGTACTAAGAGCAACCTTTTCAAACTGCTATTTCAGCTTCAAGAGAAATGTCACAAATATGTTATTTAGAGGGAATAATTGACACAAGAAATTTACAATTATTAACTATCTATCCATGTAATTTTCCTTCAAAAGTACTAGCCTACTATATGCTTCTACAGGTctacatttattttatatatgaTTATTTTCCATTAGCTGGTAAACATAAGACTCTGAAATGGTCCCTTGAGGTCTCTCGTCCTTATCCCAGTCCGCTCACAGAATTACAGCCTCCATGTGTCTGTGAAGTGTATggatctacagatgtaggatcttaatttgatcactcttttgttgataGGAATTTtcatgcacagcaggaaatgcaaacgtgtTGTGTATTTTACTTTTAAAAAGGCttataaagtttgtaatttccactttgaaatttcagacttgatttgccctaacgaaaaacgTATCAAACCCTACAAAAATGGCCATTAATTATAATGCTcattataattcacatttccttttgttgcagggttattttcctgctgtagcaaactggctcaaattaagatcatcTGTATGCTCTATCCCTCTATTCTTCCAGAGTAGCCCAAGAGCGTTTGAATACCCCTTCTGCCATGTCCTTTTCTCAATCCAAAGCATACTTTGCAAACAGCTGCTAAAAGCTGAGGTGAAAGGGGTATGGGATATTAGAAATGAATGATAAACAAAAACTCAAAAGAAAAAGTGTGGGAGAGGATACTCTCCCTGAAGAAGTTATTGATGGGCTACACACATCCCCTCTGAGTAGTAGAGCACCAGCTATTATTATTGGCTATAAAAAAAAATACCACATAAGGCCTTCATTGCATTACACTGTAAAAATGGCAGTACTTCGAAAAGTGACTGTTCCATTTTTCTTGCCACTGTTTTTAGCACTACCTTTCCGTGTTCACTGCACGCACTTACTGGAAATTAACGAGTTGTAATCTACGAGACACATGGGTTAGGGATAATTGCACATAGGGCCATTATCATGCTCTCAAGGCCAAGCATGAAGGCTTTCTTCTGTTGTTCTTACTTCTGCTTTTTCTGTGCAATATTGGAGTCTTAAGAACAAGATGCATTTTTGGGCTGTATAGACAATTTAATAATTAAGCCCATTTTCCCTAAATACACTACTTTATAATGGTTTCAGTTTATTTAACCTACTAGTAGGGACAGGAGTGTACCAAGACCAAGAAAAACAATGATCAGGTCATGGATCAGGTCACATGGCAAGGAAAACTCCTGAACAGAATTAATCAGGAATATGTGAGTGAGGTTGTTTCATTAAATAGCTACAGGCTTACTACCAGTTCGTATTTTTAATACAGACACTCCTGACCTGCAAACCAATATTTAATTTCAAAATTTGTTAaaattaggttagggttagggttagggtcagggttaaggttaACGTACGGTTTGGATTTTGATTAGTCGTTGTGCAGGTCAGCAACGTCCTTAGAGTCCCCCCTTTGGTCAAGTTTGGCGTCTACATGATGCGATACTCTTTTCAACCTGAGTTTTCGTTTGGCGCTGTGAAGATTGATGAACAGTTCCACAGTAGAGGATGCATCTCTTGCTGCTTACGGCTCTCTGATCTCTCTTAGCTTGTTTTCTAGCTAGCGATCTAATGCTAACAACATGAAACAGTGTTGAGAAAACACGACATGTTCAGAAGAAATGTTCCAAGCTTGCCACACAATCGTATTTTATTGCCTGCCCCAAGACTGTAAGCTAACAAACGTTATTCCCGCATTTGTTCATCTGATTGTTTTTGTGACTGCAGTGcacttgtagctagctagcataacgTTACTGACTTGACAATTCACAGCAAGCAACAGGTGAGTAACGTTATTGTTGCTAGATAGTGAATTATGCTGGCTTTGTAACTGTCTATGATTTAGCTAGTTACGTTTCGGGAAGCTTGTGCCGTGGCATAAAATATGGGCAACAAGCGAGCTAGTtctgactagttaacgttagtttgtaTGTAACGTTACTGTACGGAGAAAAGGGCCCAGTTTTTAAAAAGTTGCTGTATCTATCTTGGTTTCGCCTATCGGATAGGtttaaatgcatagaaatagaaCGCGATTACCCATTCAAATCAACTATTCGTCAGTTAAATTCATAACTATGCGTTTTAATCGAAAGCGAGATGTTTTAGGCTTGGTTATAGTAAAACACGCCAATTCTGGTCATTATTTTGACAGTTCGTTTTGGAAAAGTTACATATTTTAGTAGTACATCTAGCTCTTTTTACCCCTAGCTGTTCAACTCTACCATTGAAATCGTGATGTAGAGGCACGAAAAGGTGCCTACGTCATCTCAAGGGAGGGGTTCGGTATGAAATACACACCTTCTACTGCCGCGTTCAAAACTACTGAGAACTCGGGAAAAAAAACGAACTCCGAATGGGAAAAATCGTTGTGAaccgtcatccaactcggaattccaactcgactttccgacctgaagatcactgacttcatgttttgacctcgtatttttccgagttcccagttgttttgaacgcggcatacaTGTGCTGGATGGTACCAGCTCAAGGCTTACTATAAAATCAGGCGACGACGCGCCTTATTTGGCAATGGTCTTGGTAGGTGGAGTGTGCCAATATAGCACGCTAGATGGCTAATTAGCACAGGCGGTTACCTCTGTCTtccgaaaaaaacaaaaaacattaatAATTAAATAACCCCTGTCTTCCGTAAACAAACGCTGTATTAAAGGTTTGTAGTAATTTAACCttatgttttttgaaaattatttctcGCAAATATGAAAGATACGTTCCTTATGTTTCCTAAACCGTACCGCATTTGTTAACATTTAGCTCAAGCAAAAGTCCCCCAGGAAGAAGATGCCTTCATCAGTAGGCCTAAAAGTTttctgaaccaaaatataaatgcaacaatttcaagattttactgagttacaattcatataagaaaatcagtcaatttaaataaattcattaggccctaatctatggatttcacatgattgggcaggggcacattctgattggctgggcttgtctccccagtgggtgggcctatgccctcccaggcccatgccctcccaggcccacccactggggagacaagcccagccaatcagaattagtttttcccccacaaaagggctttattacagacagaaatacttctcagtttcatcagttgtctgggtggctggtctcagatgatcccttaggtaaagaagccggatgtggaggtcctgggctggcgttgtTATATGTGGTCTGCAGTTTTTagtccggttggacgtactgacaaattctctaaaatgatgttggaggtggcttatggtacagaaatgaacattcaattctctggcaaccgttctggtggacattcctgcagtcagcatgcgatttgcacgctccctcaaaacctgaggcattgtgtggcattgtgttgtgtgacaaaactgcacattttagagtgggcttttattgtccccagcacaaggtgcacctgtgtaatgatcgtgttgtttaatcagcatcttgatatgccagacctgtcaggtggatggattatcttggcaaagcagaaatgctcactaacagggatgtaaacacatttaggCAGAACATTTGAgagacatttctgggatcttttattccagctcatgaaacatgggaccaacactttacatgttgcgtttataattttgttAGAGAATGAAGAAAGTATCGCCAAGAACAGGAAAAACCTATGTCGGTGGTTTGTATGGGGCTTTCCTGTAACGGCCAGTAATGGACACCAAAATCTGGTTATATCACATTATCTGCCATACAATCTGTAGCTAGTGAAAAACATTACACCTGGGGTGCGTTCAGTATGACAGAATGGTGTTCAAAGTTTAATTCAACAGAAACAATACTATACTGAACGACCAGGAGTTTAGCAATTTCAAATGGCCACACCTCGCCACACCCACCAAATgggagcaaatgtacctcaaaggCCGTTGAAGAACGGTGCGCACCATTTTGGGGAAATGTGTCATTCAGtactataataataaataataatatgccatttagcagatgcttttatccaaagcgacttacagtcatgcgtgcataaatttttacgtatgggtggtcccggggatcgaacccactacgctggcgttacaagcgccatgctctaccaattgagctacaaaggaccacaaaCTGTCACACAACGTAGCGTTAAATCGAACTGAGGGCAgcccaggggtgtattcattagtatTAGGGTTagtgtattcattagtcggacacttgcaaaacgttttgcaccACAACAAAACTATTTGCAATGGAAACCTattctattggacaaattggGGTAGGTTCTTCCATTTTTCGTTTCCTTTTCTTCTGTTTGCTTCCAATGGTTCCGATTGgatcctagtgaatacacccctgatgtaACTAATTTGAGTTAGAAATTACCTGTATGATATTACAATGCTGATAAGCTGTTGCACTTTCAAATTAATTTTATATTGATTTAATCGTTTTGTATTACCTCTTTTACTATTTGCCATACATAGAGATTTGTGATGTAGCTACCAGTTGGTGGGAGTTGGCAACAATCAAGCTATGGAAGATGATTCCCCGACTCTGAAACCCAGGCGCATCCAGAACCAGAATGTGGTCCATCGACTGGAGCGGCGACGGATCTTCTCTGGCCGGGCTGCAGCCCACTGGTACCGTGTGCGCTGCTTCCACCAGAACCTTTTCCCCAACTTCACTGTGGTAAATGTAGAGAAGCCTCCCTGCTTCCTCCGCAAGTTCTCCCCAGATGGACGCTGCTTCATAGCCTTCTCCTCTGACCAGACCTCCCTGGAGATCTATGAGTACCAGGGCTGTCAGGCAGCTGAGGATCTGCTGCTTGGGCAGGATGGGGAAACCCTGGCCAACGGCAATGACCAGCGCTCCCTCAACATCCGTGGCCGCCTCTTTGAGCGCTTCTTTTCCCTCCTGCACGTCACTAATGTGGCCTCCAATGGAGAGCACCTGAACCGAGAGTGCAGCCTGTTTACTGATGACTGTCGCTATGTGATCGTGGGCTCAGCAGTCTACGTGCCTGAGGAGCCCTCTCCACACTTCTTTGAGGTGTACCGCAACAATGAGTCTGTGACTCCCAACCCCCGCTCTCCTCTGGAGGACTACTCACTGCACATCATTGACCTGCACACTGGGCGGCTTTGTGACACCAGGTCCTTCAAGTGTGACAAGATCATCCTCTCGCACAACCAGGGACTTTACCTCTACCGAAACATACTGGCTGTTCTTTCTGTTCAGCAGCAGACAATCCATGTCTTTCAGGTGTATATCTCAGCCTGCCACATCATCTGTACCCTATGCTTACCTGGTAGTGAGATTATAACATTAAACCATCCTGATTGAATGTTTTTATGAAATTAAATGAATGTTTTTATAGTGCTAATGTCATCCTGTAGGTGACATCagaggggttgtttctggacgtGCGGACCATCGGTCGGTTCTGCTACGAGGACGACCTCCTGACTCTGTCTGCGGTGTATACTGAGGCCCAGGCTGAGGGCCAGCCAGGCTTCTCCCGCCTCTACAAGGAGAAGACCATCAACTCCCTGAAGCACAGACTACTAGTCTACCTGTGGAGACGGGCTGAGCAGGACGGCAGCGCCACCGCCAAGCGACGCTTCTTCCAGTTCTTTGACCAGCTGAGACAGCTGAGGATGTGGAAGATGCAGCTGCTGGATGAGCACCACCTCTTCATTAAATACACCAGCGAGGATGTGGTCACCCTGCGAGTCACTGACCCCTCCCAGGTACACCTAATTAAGGATCTCTAGTGGTAATTTGAAACCAAATTATTTTAGGCAGGGGAGAACAGAGCTATGCGGGGGGGGGCCTGTCCCACCTGTATAATGGTAGGTGAAACGGTGGAAAGCACTATCTGGAAATCCACTGTCTGCGATTGTTTGAATTAGTTATTCTATATCCTACATTAGGGGACTGTGGATTAgtaacaaaatcaaatcaaattttatttgtcacatgcgccgaatacaactggtgtagacttaactgtgaaatgcttgcttacaagcccttcccaacgattaAGAGTTTTTAAAAAATGGTAACACgaagaataaaataaaaacacaagaatggagctatataaatcaaatcaaattttatttgtcacatacacgtgtttagcagatgttattgctggtgttgggaagtgcaccctctgctgtttcctgaagtccacgatcatctcctttgttttgttgatgttgagtgagaggttattttcctggcaccacactcccagagccctcacctcctccctgtaagcAGTCTCTTCATTGTTGggaatcaagcctactactgttgtgtcgtctgcaaacttgatgattgagttggaggcgtgcttggcaacacagtcatgggtgaacagggagtacaggagtgggctgagcatgcacccttgtggggccccagtgttgaggatcagcgaagtggaggtgttgtttcctaccttcaccacctgggggcggcccgtcaggaagtacaggacccagttgcacagggcggggttcagacccagggcctcaagcttaatgatgagcttggagggtactatggtgttgaatgctgagctatactCAATgagcagcattcttacataggtattcttgtccagatgggatagggcagagtgatggcgattgcatcgtctgtggatctattggggcggtaagcaaattgaagtgggtctagggtggcaggtaaggtagaggtgatatgatccttgactagtctctcaaagcacttcattatgacagaggtgagtgctacagggcgatagtcgtttagttcaggtacctttgctttcttgggtacaggaacaatggtggccatcttgaatcatatggggacagcagactgggatagggagagattgaatatatccatgaacacaccagccagctggtctgtgcatgctctgggGACGCGGCTAGGGTGCCGTCTGggcggcagccttgcgagggttaacacgtttaaatgttttactcatgTCTGCCACGGAGatggagagcccacagtccttggtagccggccgcgtcggtggcactgtgttatcctcaaagcgggcgaagaaggtgtttagcttgtccggaagcaagatgttggtctcggcgacgtggctggttttccttttgtagtccgtgattgtctgtagaccctgccacatacgtctcgtgtctgagccgttgaattgcgactccactttgtctctatactgacgttttgcttgtttgattgccttgcggagtgaataactacactgtttgtattcggccatattcccagtcaccttgccatggttaaatgcggtggttggCGCTTTCAGTTtcgcgcgaatgctgccatctatccacggtttctggttagggtaggttttaatagtcacagtgggtacgacatctcctatacacttcctgatatacTCAATTACCGTATcggtgtattcgtctaaattattttcgcaagctacccggaacatatcccagtccgcgtgatcaaaacaatcctgaagcgtggattccgattggtcagacca
The sequence above is a segment of the Coregonus clupeaformis isolate EN_2021a chromosome 19, ASM2061545v1, whole genome shotgun sequence genome. Coding sequences within it:
- the LOC121531767 gene encoding DET1 homolog, with translation MEDDSPTLKPRRIQNQNVVHRLERRRIFSGRAAAHWYRVRCFHQNLFPNFTVVNVEKPPCFLRKFSPDGRCFIAFSSDQTSLEIYEYQGCQAAEDLLLGQDGETLANGNDQRSLNIRGRLFERFFSLLHVTNVASNGEHLNRECSLFTDDCRYVIVGSAVYVPEEPSPHFFEVYRNNESVTPNPRSPLEDYSLHIIDLHTGRLCDTRSFKCDKIILSHNQGLYLYRNILAVLSVQQQTIHVFQVTSEGLFLDVRTIGRFCYEDDLLTLSAVYTEAQAEGQPGFSRLYKEKTINSLKHRLLVYLWRRAEQDGSATAKRRFFQFFDQLRQLRMWKMQLLDEHHLFIKYTSEDVVTLRVTDPSQPSFFVVYNMVSTEVLAVFENTSDKLLELFENFCDLFRNATLHSEAVQFPCSASSNNFARQVQRRFKDTIVNAKYGGHTEAVRRLLGQLPISAQSYSSSPYLDLSLFSYDDKWVSVMERPKTCGDHPIRFYARDSGLLKFKIQAGLLGRPINHAVRRLVAFTFHPFEPFAISVQRTNAEYVVNFHMRHVCV